The genomic interval CAGTGACTACACAGGTTATTCTAGAGCCCTAGAGAAAGCCCTGAAAAGGCATCATGCCAGAGCATGAATTATGCACTTCTCTGGATTGGAGGCACAAGCACAGACAGTGGAGGAAATGTCCTTATTGAGCATTTAGCCTTGAGGAAGCAACTAACCCCAGCCCTTGCACCCATATGTCTGCGAGGTGGTATCTGCCCATTCCTGCCTCTCCTGGACAGcactgaagaaaagagaagaaaaagactttCTTTAAAATTGTCCTCCTACCTGTCTGGTTTTGGCAGATGTTTCTATGTAGGGGATCCCGTAACTTCGGGACAGGTCCTGCGCTTGCCGGGTCTCCACTGTCCGGGCTGGTAGGTCACATTTATTCCCCACCAGTACCATAGGAACATCATCTGAGTCTTTCACCCTCTTGATTTGCTCCCTGCAAGAGTAAGAGGTGCCaaagtgaagggagaaaaggCCTCAGGGGGAAGCTCCAGGACACTCCCCACCAGCTTCTTCATCAAGAATTAACAGCTATGCTTCATTCCTGCCAAGCGCTTTGTGTTGGGCTTTCAGGAGAACATGAATTACCACAGCATATAAGTGAGTAAACAGCAAAATAGCTAGGGcacttttggaaacaaaaactaaacaTACCTCTGCTCTTTAACTGCAACTGTTTACAAAACACAACTTGAAATTATGACAACCTATATTAAGACATGAACTTAAGATAGTTCAAGCTAAATAAATAGGAATACTCAAGCAGTTACCTGTGTTATTTCCAACATTTTAGATCAAGTAATCCCCCTTAatggagatttaaaaaaaaatcacttgcaTCCAGAATTTGCTGAGCTGATGAACTAGCTTTTGGCAGCTGCAACCTTTTCTGCAGATGCATGGGCAGTATTTACTTCCTTTTCAGTTTAGTTCAGGTCACTCGAAGTTGAGAAACCAATTGGGAAGCAAAAAAGCTGTAATGCTTGCTCCTTCATTCTAACCTTAGATTTAAAACTAGGTAGGTGAGGATGAGATTTACCACTTCTAAAAATCTTAAAGGCCATCATGGCTATAAACAATCCATTGAATTCCCTCCTGATAGATGATAACTTCCTTTGCTTAATAAATCATTTAGCATCAGATGCAGaccagctttttctttttttttcttgctcatgCATCCATAACATTTAACATGGTTTTGTTTAACTAAAAAAAGCATTATTAAAATGctgatttctgcattttaattgaATTCAAATTTCTACCCAAAAGCAGCTGAACATGtatctcacacacacacacaaaaatcagtcatctttttttaatctagtaGAACATAGAAATAAAGTCTGACTATATGTATGATATGCCATAAAGCCACTTAAATGTTCCATGTAACATCCTGATCAGCAAACAGAAGTACTAAATTTAGTGCATAGGCTACACTTAGCTGAAAAGAGATACCTCCTAATGATTACTAACCAGGGAGAGCCAGCATTTCTCTGgggaatgttattttaaaagtgcaaaCACAAAGAGTACAGGCAAAACGAGATGAAAGCCAGTGATTTACATCATGATTAAAACCAGGGCTTGAAATCAAGCCATCCTGTGAGTGAGTCACAGGCACCAGCCCCCAGCACAAGGATGAATGCTGTTGAATCCCTCAGGTGCTTTAGGAAAATCCCATCCTTTGTCCTCTGGTTCAGCTAAAACAAGCCAAGTTAGTCCAACTGTATGGTTATTACACTGTCAGCCAAAGACTGAGACATCTCAACAGCTTGGCGCAGTGCCTCTGACTACAGGGCTAGGAAGGGCTGTGCCTGTGCTTGGAGCTACAGGATTATCTGTGACCCAAGTTTATGATGAGAGACTGGGGTACATGATTCCTTGGTGGGTGGTGGACAGAGTGGGGACAGGCAGAGCCATCTCTTGCACTCTCTGCAAGTGCCTCCCATCACAGCCAAGCCtcaaaaaaagaacataaagtAGAGTGATTGCTCTCTAAGCTAACATCTGGGTAACCAGGGAAGACTCCTGCTGCATTTATATTATCTCCTTGGCTCTACAGATCCGCAGGGATGATGGCAGCAGGGTGGAAAAGTGGGATGGATAACCTGGGTGCAGACCAAGCAGGATCATGCCAGGATGGGGTCCGTTTTCTGCCACTGTCCTTCCAGTACATCCTCTTGGGCAAGTCACCTTGCCAGGGCTCTTactctgctcctgctctgtcTTTGCCCTGGTTGAAACCAAACTCCAAAAGGCCAGAACTGCCTCTCCCCACGGGCATGCAGCCAGCAGACTGCAGCCTCTCTGCAACAGCTGCCAGAGGGGGAAGCAGCCCTCCCTGGCCTTCCCAGCCTCCTTTCCAAGCTCCGAGGCCCAGCAGAAGTTGCTGAGATCAATTGAACTAACAAAGCAATTCCATTACTTAGGGAGGGGAGTGAGGGGGGTCATAGAGGATCAGCTCTCTCTTTAGTCACCATAAACACTTAAACATTACATTACCGAGGCCCAAAGGCCACAAGCAATCCCTTCAGATGGGTTTTATTGGAGTCACTGACATTAGCCGTCTGCTCCAACTCTTCTCTGGGGAATGGCCACTTGAGCTAACTGTATTTGCTGGCAGCCAGTGCTTCCACTGCAGGGCCTGATCTAAAAGGGAGGGCAGAAGGGTGCAGCAGCAAGGCCTCCCCTTTGCACAGGGCAAGAGGGAAGGGGCACTTCCCAGGATACTGACCTGTACTGGTGAATATCTTCAAAGGACTTTGTGTTGTTGATGGCGAAGACACAGAGGAATCCTTCCCCGGTTCTCATGTACTGGTCTCTCATGGCACTGTACTCCTCTTGCCCTGCAGTATCCAAGATGTCTAACAAGCAGGTCTCTCCATCAATGACAACCTGCTTTCTGTAGGAATCCTGCAGGccaggaaagggagagaaagggaggaggaTGTATTAAGGGAGGGCTCAGGTCCAGCCAAGTGAAGGTATGCAGCGAGTGCATCCCTGGGAAAGATGCCAGGTCATGCTCTGCCTTTATCTCCCATTAAATAGCTGACTCAAGCTGTTTCAAAAatgggagggaaaggaaaaagaaggaaaataaaaaggaaaaaaggagcagCTGTGCAGGTTTTCCCTTCTCTGGCAGAGCCACAAAGGAGACAGcccctgccttgctttccctgttatcAGCCCTGCCTCTGGCAGACCAGGGACAGCTTTGTCTCTACCATACCACATAGCCATCGACAACTATTTTCCTaagttttattttgtcctgGCTGATCTCTCCTGTTGCTGCCATGACTGGGTGCTGGAAGGGGACACCCAGGAAAGGCCTCTCCAGCCAGCCAGGGTTTCCAGCCACTATCGGTGATCTGTGGGGCTGGAAGATGTTTAAGATCACCTGGAAATCCAGCAACTCTAGTGCATCTCAGATCAGGCATCAGAGGTGATATGCCACCAGTAAGGCTGCAAACTGGGCTTGATGGTAAACCTCTTCTTCaagcatgagaaaaaaagatatatcACACTGTGAGGAGGGTGTTTCCCACAACCAGTCTGTGCCCAGGGGGCTCCAGGAGAGGTAAGGACTATCCATGCAGGTCCTTTCAAGTTGGGGGttttccctgcagcagaggcaATTGCAACTTATGGCAGTTGTAAGAAGGCCTGGAAATCACCCAGGGTATCCCTGAAAAGGTTTCAGTTTCAAGGTAGGCTCTTCAAAGTACCATTCCTCCCCATCATGCCTTTCCCCTATTTCTAATCTCAtcagcagggatgctgctggggcaACCTCTGCACAAAGAACAGCTTCATCCCTCTCCAACAGCTGTCTCCCAGGTATAGCACAGCATCCTTGACTCTCAGCAAGAGAGGGAAGCCAAAACGAAAGGTATAAAAAAAGGTGCAAGTCGGCAATATGACCACAACAATGCTTTGCAGCCACCCACAGAAGCTATGGTTGcagtttaaaattaattctaacATCTGCTGCTCTTCCAACGATGACAAAAATGTTATCAGATGAGCTTTGCAGGTTTGTAGACAAACAGCCAACAGAGCAAAGGTCACCAACAggaccagcagcagcacagaaaggaaatgagGCCAACATGGTTCACTACTACAACAACGTCATCTACTGCGGCTAATTAAAATCTTACCTTGCGGAGAGTGCTGCAAAAATCAGAGGAGATGTGATCTGCTCTGCCACAACCTCTCAGCCACGACTTCCCAAGAGGGAGACTGCTGACCCACCGAGAATAAGCATGGAGTGATGGCTTCCAGCCAACTGCTCTGAAGGCAACTggcaggctgctctgcagggatgtgCTCCAATTTCTAATCAATAATGTATCTGAAGCCTCCTTGGTGCAAGGTAGAAGAGCACTGGTTTCACCTGCAGGGTCCCAGTGTCTGGCAGGGACCAGCAAAGGGAACCTCCATGCTTGCACTGCCTGGGAGAGCATCCTCCCACCCCTGCGCCCTGCCTTGCATCCATAGGACCAGCCTCTCGGCATGTGTGTTTGCAATTAATTGCCAAGTCTCCAACTACAGCAGGTCTCACCAGCTGCCAGCACACCTACAGAGAAGCGATCCCACACCTCAGCTCGGGTCATCAACAGGCCACCCCTAAGGCCAGCCAGCTCGCTAAGGTAGCAAAGGCAGTAACAGTCTTGCAGAGGAAGATTTGTACCCTGTTCCCCACAGGAAAGGGACAAGCTCTCCCCATCTTCACTTTGTATCCATTTTCAGCTGGGATGGCAGCTCAGCCATCCCTGCCACGCTGCCAGGTgacctggctgctgctgcaagtGTAGCTGCCACTGGCCCACATGTGCATCCACTGGCACCCTGCAACCTCAATGCTCCTCCATAGCCTCCCATGTCATACCCCAGCTTCTTGCACAAGAGAAAGTGGCTGGACCCAGCTGTGAAGTGCCAGGTGACAGAAACCATGTCCACTTGGGGTTCAGACTCAGAATCCCAGATGGATTCTGGGAGCACCCCAAGTGTGCTGGGGGACCAGGCCAAGACGTCAGTTTTTTAAACGCTACAGTCAGGATATGATCAGAGGCTTGGGAAGCCTGTTACTAGCTGACTGCTAAAAGCTGGAAGACAAACTAAAGAATTTCTCAACACAGTCTGACTCTTTACTCCATCCCTGCTAATTCACCACAGTACACTACCACCAGCATACACTTTCTTGGTGACCTGGCCCTCTTGTTTACAAAATAAAGGCCTTAAGGCTCCTCGGCAGCCCAAGAGCAGGCGTGCGAGTGTGTGCTGTAGCAGGTCGGCCAGCGTTGAGTTATAAAACCAGACATTTGCACTAATGAatcaggagagcaggagaggagCAGGCATTGAGTTGGGGTCTTTGCCTCAGACGGGACAAACTCACTTCTCCACCACTCCTGCCCTGGGGAGCATCTTCTCAGTGTATCCCAACCCACTCCCCtttgcagcacagcctgcactCAATCCATTTAAGTGATGGGTGAAgtgcacatatatatttttttccttttatcctACTCATTTCAGCATTGCTGTGCTGTTTGTTAGCTGGTTGAACAGTCAGAGTCAGCTCTTGGGCACGATCCAAAGCAGCTTAGTCACAGGAGGGTGGTTTGTTGGTCACATTCTAATGGCTGGCAGGTAACTCTCTATGCATCCTAAATCCCCATAAAATGAAGCATAATTAAAAGGCGTCACCCTGGAATGAGTGAGAAGAGGGTGGGGGGTATGTGAGGCACGACCAAGATAGCTGCAAAGGGATCACGGCTGGTGGGACTTGCAGGTAGAAAAGCACCAGGGGTAAGAGGGGTAAAGAACAGCTCGTGGCTGCTTTAGGAAGATGAGGGGAAGAGCagagtggggctggggggagcaagggagaagagcagactCCTGGGGCACAGCAGGAGCAGACAGGGTGAGGAGGGTGTGCTGGGAAATGCCATGCAAGGTTTACATTCCCCACTGCCTGTTTACATGGAGAAATTTCCCTGCAGGGTAATTGCAGGGGGCAGGCAGCTGGAACCAAAAAAATAGGAttccaaaacccaaaacatcaCTGGCTCAGAGCTGCCTCTGCCCACCCTAGTGGTCAAGAGAGGACCCATCCATGCAGATGTCTCCACAGGGAGGCTGCTCTCCATCAGCAGCTCTTTTGCCAAAAACCAACCTGAAACGGGTTTCTGAGAAAAGCACATGATGCTACTCGTGctgagcagggagaggagctgggcagAGAAGGCAACGACATCCATAAGCAAGGTGCAGCACCGAGACTTGGGAGCCCTTAAATTAAATTCCAGTCTCTGCCACACACTTTGTAGGGGACCTTGACCAAATGACGTAATAGCACGTGCTTTTAagtgttttctctccttcccatTGCAATACTATTTCTGCCTTTCTACCAAGCTCTCTCTAGCTTGTTTATTTAAGTTGTAAGCTCTTCAGGGTGGGGACTACACAAACAACACCTACCAGTATAGATTTCTGATCCCAGCTGAGGCCTTTTAGCCATTATGATAATAATAACTGCAGCAACCACAGCTGCATTTATACACATCTGGTAGAGAATCCCTTAGGACTGCAGACAGGGATGTTACTGTCCAAAAGGCACTACAGAGCTGTAATTTGCCTTTCCAGGGCAGACTTACTCCTCATGCAGAACAGCGGCTGCTGTCCACATCTCCCCTGAACGAAGGTGTAAGTCATACAGGGGGTAGTTATTAATAGCATCTCACTACCAAAAGTGAAAGCAGTCAGAGAACggaacatgtttttaaaaagttaaaaaaaggaTATTATATGGATATAGATATTGAAGACCAGACCCCCTGCTCTGCACAACCTGGAGGATCACAGGGTCCCTGCCTGCTATTCTAGGCATGGTGCAGAGCTAGGCAGACCAGTGCTACCATTCACACCAACTATGAGACTCACATATCAACCTTTTAACTCCTCGTGAtggagcagaggcagcactCTAGGAACCACAACAGTTCAGCTGCTCAGCACATCTCACTCGAACTGCACAACATGCATAATACAACCAAGCTCTGATAAAACCCATTTTATCAGTAAATCTCAAAACATCCTGCACAAGTCAATATATTTACTCTGATTTTACAAGAGGAAAAATGGAAGCATAGACCCAAAATGGCTCTGCAGTCCCAAACCTTTAACCCCTCCCTACACTGTAGTCTCATCAGAAAGGAGGACTTCCATGCTGCGCCTCAGCCCCTGCCCAACTATACCCACTTCTGCTGCCACCCCCTCTGCTTGCTtctgctgcctccctcaccGTTTCTCTTCAGCAGACACCGCTGTCCTTCTGCAGGAGGCACAATTCAGTCACTGCAACCTCCTGAGCATGCATGTAGTGACTCAGAACAGTTCTGCAAAGCAGAGGAACGTCCCTGCTCAAGTTCAGACTTGAGACCAAGCTGAGCATGGTTGGAGGCAAGGTGGagaagagcaaaaggaaaacaaatagaCAGACAGACCCCACACCCAGAGCTGCTTACCTCTATTGTGGGGTCATATTCATCAACGAAATGGTTCTGAATGAGCTGTATTGTCAAAGCACTCTTCCCAACACCACCAGCTCCGACCACCACCAGTTTATATTCAGTCATCTTCCAGCTGACCCCAGCTCAAGATTTCCAGGAGCACAACCACCTGCAAGGAGAAACACAGCCACCGTGTTAGGAGGAGTCCTTCCCCATTGCCACCTGCTTCACAGTGGGTTTGAGCAGTCAGCGCCCCTTTTCTggctggaaaaggcagaaatcTGCAAAGCGTAGCCTCATTCCTAGGGTACTGAGCATTCCCAGTGACTCCTACACACCCCAGGAGCACCCAGTGCTGCGAGGCAGAGACATCAAGGTCTGGGATCCAGCACATTGTAACAGAGACACACATAATTCTGCAAGGCAGAGGTGAAGGGGCACACCCCTTAAGGATTTAATGGTCTTTTAAGTTGCTTGACTTCAGCAGGGATTGAGGATGGGACAAGGTAAATCCACTTTACTACTATTCTGCAAGGCAAAGAGCCACCCTCCCTTCTTGGGGTGAAAATCAGCAAGCCACCATCAAGGATGCAATGTGCTTTTAATGTAGCTTTATGAAATTGTCCATGAAATTGCTGCCACAGGGTATCCTGTTCCAGGACCATGCTAGTCTCTCATCTAAAGCTCACCCTGGAGAACCTGGCCTGGAAACAGGAAGATGGTGGGATGGCCTATGTGCCCCAAAAGTCAAGGGCTTTCTTAGCTTCTTCTCACTCAGCACACTGACTACTCTGGGAATCTGGCCTAAGAAAACTGCACTTATTTCAGTCTGTCACTCTGTACTGTGCCTCCAGTATCCactgtctttcttctgcttttatgGCCTGCTGCTCTGGCATCTCAAACATGAGACAGCCTCACCTAAAACCATGAAACTTGGTCTAGAAGTACAGCACAGAACTGCAGCATCCACAGCTATTTAACCTAATATTCCCCATTAGTACTGACGGTTACTTTAAAATGGCCAAAATAATCAATTGAACTGAATACAAAACTAAGTTTATCCTGTGATATGCTGCAGTCCTTCACCTTGATGGTCTGGACGCAAACTTCACACATTCCCCAAGCAAATCTCAAGAGGTAAGGGAGTGTTACTGATAACAAAGGTACAGGCTGTATAAATCAAAAGTAAACCCTAAAGTAACCAATTTAAGAGGTCTAGTTTTCCAGAAGTGCTCAGCACTGTCTCCAATTTGCCTTAGCTCAAGCTGGCAACCCAAAATCATTAGATACATTTGAATGCCTTGGCCAATGCAATTTGGATATCAATGCCCATGGGAGCAGGGAAGAAGTCCTAGCCTCCCAAATACACTGTTACCTCCACGTCTTTACCTTCAAAGCTGCACTAAGCCTCAAGCCACAAGGCATGTTTGAGATGGCAGCACATCCACACCCTCTGCCTGTCCTCTAGCTAACTATGCCTCCCGCTGTGCTGGCCATTGCAACAGGGAGGAGGGCTGTGGCAGGAGTACCCTTGCTCCCACACGATGAAGCTGGCATGTCCCACAGGGGAGCAAGAGATGCCATCAAGAAAAGTGCTAATTGGAAATTATGACTAGGGTCAGGACGAACAAATCAGATTTCTGCATCACTGTGTACTTGCCACTGCCCTTCAGCCAGAGAAAATTCATCCCTCCTCACATCCCCCCTCAAATTTCTGCTCCAACTCCAACAAGAAAGAGGAACTTTAACTCAGGAAGATTACAAAACCCTGAAGGTTTAAATAGAAATCCACCCTCATTGGACTGCAACCCTTGCCACTGAAAGTCACCCCAGGGTCAGATACCCATCTGTAGCTGTCATCTGCGAGCTCTGGGGAAGCTACCTAAAACACAGTGGGTAGGGGGAAGACAAGCTCACAGTTCCT from Columba livia isolate bColLiv1 breed racing homer chromosome 5, bColLiv1.pat.W.v2, whole genome shotgun sequence carries:
- the HRAS gene encoding GTPase HRas yields the protein MTEYKLVVVGAGGVGKSALTIQLIQNHFVDEYDPTIEDSYRKQVVIDGETCLLDILDTAGQEEYSAMRDQYMRTGEGFLCVFAINNTKSFEDIHQYREQIKRVKDSDDVPMVLVGNKCDLPARTVETRQAQDLSRSYGIPYIETSAKTRQGVEDAFYTLVREIRQHKLRKLNPPDESGPGCMNCKCVIS